The Pseudomonadota bacterium genome contains a region encoding:
- the tgt gene encoding tRNA guanosine(34) transglycosylase Tgt, which produces MTARYTLKKLSGKARRGAFLTRNGAFETPTFMPVGTKASVKGVDVERLAECGASVMLVNTYHLWLRPGAERIQRLGGIHTFSGWKGPILSDSGGFQVFSLKGIRTLSEEGVEFRSHLDGSKQFLSPERSIQVQQTLGVDIAMALDECAASDFDFAQFEKSLEMTFRWAKRSLAARTDPEMCLFGITQGGCHKELRTRAAEQIASLPFDGYAIGGLSVGEPKGAMYEVLSYHVGQLPKDGLHYLMGVGTPEDIVEAVSQGVDIFDCVMPTRSGRFGRVFVENDPPFFNIKNSRYADDTAPIDPNCSCLACRNYSRAYIQHLFKAGEMLGPQLASIHNLTHYLSLMRRIRESIENDTFTELYSKIKLRWAALDLHGLA; this is translated from the coding sequence ATGACGGCTCGCTATACACTAAAGAAGCTCTCTGGTAAGGCTAGGCGCGGAGCGTTTCTGACCCGTAACGGAGCCTTTGAGACCCCGACCTTTATGCCGGTCGGCACTAAGGCCTCAGTTAAGGGGGTCGATGTTGAGCGGCTAGCCGAGTGCGGCGCCTCGGTTATGTTGGTTAATACCTATCATCTCTGGCTCCGTCCAGGAGCTGAGCGTATTCAACGATTAGGAGGGATCCACACCTTTAGTGGTTGGAAGGGTCCGATCTTAAGCGACTCCGGGGGCTTTCAGGTTTTTAGTCTAAAGGGCATCCGCACCCTTTCTGAGGAGGGGGTTGAGTTTCGTTCGCACCTCGACGGCTCAAAGCAATTTTTATCACCCGAGAGATCTATTCAGGTACAACAGACCCTCGGTGTTGATATCGCTATGGCGCTTGATGAGTGCGCCGCAAGTGATTTTGATTTTGCTCAGTTTGAGAAGTCACTTGAAATGACCTTTCGTTGGGCTAAGAGATCGCTCGCTGCGCGCACGGATCCTGAGATGTGTCTCTTTGGAATCACTCAGGGGGGGTGCCATAAGGAGCTCCGTACCCGCGCGGCTGAGCAGATAGCGAGCCTGCCCTTTGATGGCTATGCGATCGGTGGATTAAGCGTTGGAGAGCCCAAGGGCGCCATGTACGAGGTGTTGAGTTACCACGTAGGTCAGCTCCCAAAGGATGGGCTGCATTACCTGATGGGGGTTGGAACGCCAGAGGACATCGTAGAGGCGGTCTCACAGGGGGTCGATATCTTTGATTGCGTCATGCCGACCCGTTCGGGGCGCTTCGGGCGGGTGTTCGTAGAAAACGATCCTCCATTTTTTAACATTAAGAACTCCCGATACGCCGATGATACGGCTCCTATCGACCCAAATTGTAGCTGCTTGGCGTGTAGGAACTACTCGCGCGCCTATATTCAGCACCTCTTTAAGGCTGGCGAGATGTTGGGACCACAATTAGCGAGTATCCATAACCTTACACACTATCTAAGCCTGATGAGGCGCATCCGGGAGTCGATTGAAAATGACACCTTCACAGAGCTTTACAGTAAGATAAAGCTGCGTTGGGCGGCGCTAGACCTGCATGGGTTGGCGTAA
- a CDS encoding slipin family protein, with protein sequence MSIIILIVIALAALLFFSSYTIRSYERGVVLRFGVYKGMKEAGLRFIIPFVDELTRVDQRIITMDVPTQDVITRDNISIKVNAVLYFRVLDPSRAVLAVENYLYATSQIAQTTLRSACGESELDDLLSKRDQINQRIQEIIDRHTDPWGVKVSVVEIKDIDLPQEMRRAIARQAEAERERRAKVIQAEGEFQAAEKLTAAAVIMSKESTALQLRYLETLKQISAENSSTILFPMPINFFEAFGKTKS encoded by the coding sequence ATGAGTATAATAATTCTTATCGTAATAGCGTTAGCTGCGCTGCTTTTTTTTAGCTCCTATACAATCCGCAGCTATGAGCGCGGTGTGGTGCTGCGCTTCGGAGTATACAAAGGCATGAAGGAAGCCGGACTGCGCTTTATTATCCCCTTCGTTGATGAACTAACACGGGTGGATCAGCGCATCATAACGATGGACGTTCCAACGCAGGACGTTATCACCCGCGATAATATCTCTATTAAGGTCAATGCGGTGCTCTATTTTAGAGTACTCGATCCATCGCGCGCGGTGTTAGCCGTCGAGAACTACCTGTATGCCACTAGTCAGATCGCTCAGACAACGCTACGCAGCGCGTGCGGAGAGTCTGAGCTTGATGATCTCCTTTCAAAACGGGACCAGATCAATCAACGTATTCAGGAAATTATCGATCGCCACACTGATCCATGGGGCGTTAAGGTCTCTGTGGTGGAGATTAAGGATATCGACCTACCGCAAGAGATGCGGCGTGCTATAGCGCGCCAAGCAGAGGCCGAGCGTGAGCGCCGCGCCAAGGTTATTCAAGCTGAGGGAGAATTTCAGGCGGCGGAGAAGTTAACCGCCGCGGCAGTTATTATGTCTAAAGAGAGCACCGCCCTGCAACTTAGATATCTTGAAACCCTCAAGCAGATCTCGGCTGAAAACAGCTCTACCATACTATTTCCGATGCCGATTAACTTCTTTGAGGCCTTCGGTAAGACCAAAAGCTAA
- the coaBC gene encoding bifunctional phosphopantothenoylcysteine decarboxylase/phosphopantothenate--cysteine ligase CoaBC translates to MTPLSAGSAKTTHFWYNGQMKLVRKKTKVVLGISGSIAAYKSAELARYLITHGCEVRVVMTDSAAKFVTPFTLEVITGKPVTNTFWNETESGAIGHIELADWADVLLIAPASADLIAKLSYGFAESPLLAVALATKAPVVVAPAMNVNMYDHPATIDNIMRLQQRGVHFVEPDSGPLACGWLGRGRLADQREIFSHLRRAVAPQDLAGKRVLISTGPTREAIDPVRYISNRSSGKMGIQLAKEAYRRGAEVTLVHGPLGRTPYIPRDITCVAVTSAAEMYEAMTQRAISGFGAAAEQFDIVITTAAVADYTPADPSSKKIKKSNEPRALELKATLDILKSIGIQKGKTARPFLVGFAVETGDEEELLNEVRHKLSAKNTDLMVGNLAHEAFDHDTNRVWIVSKDGKEEQIGTAHKAQISRSIVDSIVRGITKDTLT, encoded by the coding sequence ATGACACCACTGTCGGCAGGGAGCGCAAAAACAACCCATTTCTGGTATAACGGTCAGATGAAGTTGGTGCGTAAGAAAACTAAGGTCGTACTAGGTATTAGTGGCTCTATTGCGGCGTACAAGAGTGCAGAACTTGCGCGCTACCTTATAACGCATGGCTGTGAGGTGCGGGTCGTTATGACCGATTCCGCAGCTAAATTCGTGACCCCCTTTACCCTGGAGGTTATTACCGGTAAGCCCGTAACCAACACCTTTTGGAACGAGACTGAGTCGGGCGCTATCGGACATATCGAACTTGCAGATTGGGCCGATGTGTTGTTGATTGCACCGGCCAGTGCAGATCTGATCGCCAAGTTGTCGTACGGGTTTGCAGAGTCGCCGCTTTTGGCTGTTGCCCTTGCAACTAAGGCGCCAGTAGTAGTGGCTCCCGCGATGAACGTTAATATGTACGATCATCCAGCCACTATCGATAATATTATGCGGCTTCAGCAACGTGGGGTGCATTTCGTTGAGCCAGATTCTGGGCCACTCGCCTGCGGTTGGTTAGGGCGTGGCAGATTAGCTGATCAGCGCGAGATATTTTCGCACCTTCGGCGCGCAGTCGCGCCCCAGGACTTAGCTGGCAAGCGCGTACTGATCTCAACCGGTCCAACACGTGAGGCGATCGATCCGGTCAGGTATATCTCAAATCGCTCTTCTGGAAAAATGGGGATTCAACTTGCAAAGGAGGCCTATAGACGGGGCGCCGAGGTAACGCTTGTGCATGGACCCCTTGGTCGTACGCCATATATACCCCGTGATATTACCTGTGTCGCGGTTACCTCAGCGGCTGAGATGTACGAGGCGATGACGCAACGGGCCATATCTGGGTTTGGTGCGGCAGCCGAGCAGTTTGATATTGTTATTACAACGGCTGCGGTTGCTGACTATACTCCGGCAGATCCATCCAGTAAAAAGATTAAAAAATCGAACGAGCCGCGCGCACTTGAACTTAAAGCAACCCTAGATATTCTTAAAAGTATCGGCATTCAAAAGGGTAAGACAGCGCGTCCCTTTCTGGTTGGGTTCGCCGTTGAAACGGGGGATGAGGAGGAGCTCTTAAACGAGGTACGCCATAAATTAAGTGCAAAGAACACCGATCTAATGGTTGGGAACTTGGCGCACGAGGCTTTCGATCACGACACAAATCGCGTCTGGATCGTTAGCAAAGATGGCAAAGAGGAGCAGATTGGAACTGCGCATAAAGCGCAGATCTCACGCAGCATCGTAGACAGTATCGTTAGAGGTATTACGAAAGACACCCTAACTTGA
- a CDS encoding flavodoxin-dependent (E)-4-hydroxy-3-methylbut-2-enyl-diphosphate synthase, translating to MQIKRRSTRTVQVGDLVIGSSGPISVQSMCATKTQDLVATAAQIALLEQHGADIIRIAIDSRRDVEALAELRRGTSARLVVDLQESYKLAKSVAPYVQKIRYNPGHLYHHETSVPVHEKVKYIVGVARDYNLAIRVGVNFGSLDPALAAHGEDPLEVAMSSAREHIGYLEDLGFTNYVVSLKSSDPNDVIDINRKFAVEFPEIPLHLGVTEAGMLPMGEIKTRVAFENLLVQGIGDTLRVSLTLPHSEKHQEVLLAKKIVEDIYAGRFRSVPRFEHEGLNIISCPSCSRVENEAFVELAQQVREMTLQFADKKLTIAVMGCRVNGPGETDDADLGLWCAPTHVNLKRAGTLVGQFSYEEILPRLKVEIDSVLQERR from the coding sequence GTGCAGATTAAACGGCGCAGCACCAGGACCGTTCAGGTTGGGGATCTAGTAATCGGCAGCTCTGGCCCTATCTCGGTCCAGTCGATGTGCGCCACCAAGACCCAGGATCTAGTCGCAACCGCCGCTCAGATCGCACTGCTTGAACAACACGGCGCCGACATTATTCGCATCGCCATCGATAGCCGCAGAGATGTTGAGGCTCTTGCAGAGCTGCGTAGGGGCACCAGCGCACGCCTCGTTGTTGACCTACAGGAGAGCTATAAGCTTGCAAAGAGCGTTGCTCCGTACGTTCAAAAGATCCGCTACAATCCGGGACACCTCTATCACCATGAGACAAGCGTTCCGGTGCACGAGAAGGTTAAGTATATCGTAGGTGTGGCGCGTGATTACAACCTAGCGATTCGTGTCGGTGTAAACTTTGGCTCACTCGATCCAGCCCTGGCCGCGCACGGAGAGGACCCGCTAGAGGTTGCAATGAGCTCCGCTCGTGAGCATATCGGCTACCTTGAAGATCTAGGCTTCACAAACTATGTGGTCTCCCTTAAAAGCTCGGACCCAAACGATGTGATCGATATCAACCGCAAATTCGCAGTTGAGTTTCCAGAGATTCCGCTACACCTCGGTGTAACCGAGGCGGGCATGCTTCCGATGGGTGAGATTAAGACCCGCGTTGCATTTGAGAACCTGCTCGTGCAGGGCATAGGCGATACGCTCAGGGTCTCGCTCACCCTACCGCACAGCGAGAAGCATCAGGAGGTCCTTCTTGCCAAAAAGATCGTAGAGGATATCTATGCCGGACGTTTCCGTTCGGTGCCGCGCTTTGAGCACGAGGGGCTAAATATCATCTCCTGCCCATCGTGTTCACGGGTAGAGAACGAGGCTTTTGTTGAACTCGCCCAGCAGGTTCGCGAGATGACCCTACAGTTCGCCGATAAAAAGCTGACGATTGCGGTAATGGGATGCCGAGTTAACGGTCCAGGCGAGACAGATGATGCCGATCTCGGGTTGTGGTGTGCCCCGACTCACGTCAATCTCAAGCGTGCAGGTACCCTGGTAGGACAGTTCTCGTATGAGGAGATCCTGCCACGCCTGAAAGTGGAGATCGATAGCGTGCTTCAGGAGCGCCGCTAA
- a CDS encoding N-acetylmuramoyl-L-alanine amidase: MLRRATSLFILTLYLLGIMRLEAAAESSRPVAALRSEYLRLRNNDPLGDGADYKQAWSKLASQMQTVLLKSRAREDLARLRIYSADTDLRLFYITQQKPYLTRAAATLEPLVSARNQDGEQGAALVLLGDIEITKGASASNVRAIYQRAAESSGPTRQIAQQRLQSLRNGTFQVLMPTNDLETPRPVKSTQFNRRWSLRPVVIDPGHGGYDAGAVGHSGALEKDITLDIARRVRTLLVKRYSIPVLLTREDDDFVPLARRTSYANAKNASAFISLHVNASADHDGRGLEVYYLDNTNDAASRKLAERENGIAAAGDLDDLSFMLSDLIQSGKLEDSMQLTRTLNNSVKATVAPTYRQARFLGVKKAPFFVLVGAHMPCSLIEMFFVDHPEDGAKLSRDQFRDSLANGIAYGIANFLLSDAKHSTPSQLRAAIR, encoded by the coding sequence GTGCTGCGTAGAGCAACCTCATTATTCATACTAACGCTATACCTACTCGGTATTATGCGCTTAGAGGCAGCAGCAGAATCATCCAGGCCCGTAGCAGCTCTACGAAGCGAGTATCTACGCCTCCGTAATAACGACCCGCTAGGAGATGGAGCAGACTATAAGCAGGCATGGAGCAAGCTAGCCTCTCAGATGCAAACGGTCCTTTTAAAGTCCCGTGCTAGGGAGGATCTCGCGCGCCTGCGAATCTATTCGGCTGATACCGATCTAAGGCTCTTTTATATCACGCAGCAAAAACCTTACCTGACCCGTGCCGCAGCAACCCTAGAGCCCTTAGTTAGCGCCAGAAATCAGGACGGGGAGCAGGGTGCGGCTTTGGTTTTACTTGGTGATATTGAGATAACGAAGGGTGCTAGTGCGAGCAACGTTCGCGCTATCTATCAGCGTGCTGCGGAGAGTTCCGGGCCGACTCGCCAGATAGCGCAGCAGCGGTTGCAGAGCTTACGTAATGGAACCTTCCAGGTTCTTATGCCCACTAACGATCTAGAGACCCCACGACCCGTAAAGTCAACTCAGTTTAACCGTAGGTGGAGCCTACGGCCGGTGGTGATCGATCCTGGACACGGCGGATATGATGCAGGAGCTGTGGGCCACAGCGGAGCTCTAGAGAAGGATATTACCCTTGATATAGCGCGTCGTGTACGAACGTTACTTGTTAAGCGTTATTCGATTCCGGTGCTCCTAACCCGTGAGGATGATGATTTTGTGCCGCTGGCGCGCAGAACTTCATACGCAAATGCAAAGAATGCCTCGGCTTTTATAAGTCTGCACGTAAACGCCTCAGCCGATCATGACGGTAGGGGGCTGGAGGTCTATTACTTAGATAATACTAACGATGCGGCGAGTCGCAAGCTCGCCGAGCGTGAGAACGGCATAGCGGCGGCGGGCGATCTAGATGATCTCTCATTTATGTTAAGTGATCTAATTCAGAGCGGAAAGCTTGAGGATTCAATGCAGTTAACCCGCACGCTTAATAACTCAGTTAAGGCCACGGTTGCTCCAACCTATCGGCAGGCCCGATTTCTAGGTGTTAAGAAAGCGCCCTTCTTTGTTCTGGTCGGGGCGCATATGCCGTGCAGCTTAATTGAGATGTTCTTTGTGGATCATCCTGAGGATGGGGCCAAGCTCTCGCGCGATCAGTTTAGAGATTCACTTGCTAACGGTATAGCGTACGGCATAGCTAATTTTTTGCTCTCTGATGCAAAACACAGCACTCCCTCGCAGCTGCGGGCGGCAATAAGGTAA
- the queA gene encoding tRNA preQ1(34) S-adenosylmethionine ribosyltransferase-isomerase QueA, whose product MTGSAQQLDGLEPYSYELPRSAVAQRPVYPPDSAKMMVVNRALGSIQHSTFAALGAFLKRGDHLVFNETRVVPARLFGRLPQAPDTEIELLLIEQQGPTRWLCMGRPLRKVRASGVVIFGDDLRADVVPSHHNDRVIVEFSSLTPATPVAELLYRYGTMPIPLYIRSGHGDEQDRSDYQSIFAKHAGSIAAPTASLHFTPELINELVDSLGCSVSRVTLHVGTASFQSLFVNGVLRPPPAERFEVSSETLESLHETKERGGRVIAVGTTVTRALEGAARNDTTATQLFIRPGFDFRLIDALITNFHQPGTTHLLLVEALLGRKLLANCYESAMNENYRFLSYGDGMIIV is encoded by the coding sequence ATGACGGGTAGTGCACAACAGCTAGATGGGCTTGAGCCCTATTCGTACGAGCTTCCACGCAGCGCGGTCGCACAGAGGCCTGTTTATCCACCCGATAGCGCCAAGATGATGGTAGTGAATCGAGCCTTAGGATCTATACAACATTCCACCTTTGCCGCACTCGGCGCTTTTTTGAAACGGGGAGATCACCTAGTCTTTAACGAGACCAGGGTAGTGCCCGCCAGACTCTTTGGAAGGCTGCCACAGGCACCGGACACAGAAATTGAGCTGCTCTTGATAGAGCAGCAGGGGCCAACACGGTGGCTCTGCATGGGGCGACCGCTACGCAAAGTTAGGGCCAGTGGTGTTGTTATCTTTGGCGATGATTTGCGAGCAGATGTAGTGCCATCCCACCATAACGATAGAGTTATCGTTGAATTTTCATCCCTTACACCAGCAACCCCTGTAGCGGAGCTACTCTATCGCTACGGCACGATGCCGATACCGTTATATATCCGCTCCGGACACGGGGATGAGCAGGACCGCAGTGATTACCAAAGTATCTTTGCAAAACATGCGGGCTCTATCGCAGCACCGACCGCCTCGCTGCACTTTACTCCGGAATTAATTAACGAGTTGGTTGATTCGCTTGGGTGCTCCGTATCAAGGGTTACGCTGCATGTCGGCACGGCGAGCTTTCAGTCCCTGTTCGTTAATGGCGTATTGCGACCACCCCCTGCGGAGCGCTTTGAGGTCTCCTCAGAGACCCTTGAATCATTACATGAGACCAAGGAGCGTGGTGGGCGGGTGATCGCTGTAGGAACAACTGTGACACGCGCGCTCGAGGGGGCTGCTCGAAACGATACTACTGCTACACAGCTTTTTATTCGCCCCGGATTTGATTTTCGGTTGATTGATGCCCTTATAACCAACTTTCATCAACCCGGCACAACGCATCTTTTACTGGTTGAGGCCTTATTGGGTCGTAAACTTCTGGCCAACTGTTATGAGTCTGCAATGAATGAAAACTATAGGTTCCTCAGTTATGGGGATGGGATGATAATAGTATGA
- a CDS encoding MBL fold metallo-hydrolase, giving the protein MLKIETVLVTEFMQNARLVWSDTDKECVVIDPGGDADKILKVIRREGLRVKEIWLTHSHLDHCGGVAPLLQELKCPLIAHPNEQVMRSKVRTIAQMYGLPLADWHDCPEPDIAVQGGETLTVGPHRAQVLFTPGHSPGHVSFYFPEENTVISGDALFSGSIGRTDLPGGNHEQLIRSIKQNILTLADETSVLSGHGDDTTVGRERKNNPFLV; this is encoded by the coding sequence ATGCTAAAAATAGAGACGGTCCTAGTAACAGAATTTATGCAGAACGCGCGCCTAGTTTGGAGCGATACAGACAAGGAGTGTGTTGTTATTGACCCAGGGGGTGACGCCGATAAAATTCTGAAGGTTATTCGTAGAGAGGGGCTTCGGGTAAAGGAGATCTGGCTAACCCATTCGCATCTAGATCATTGTGGCGGGGTAGCGCCGCTCTTGCAGGAGCTAAAGTGCCCCCTAATAGCCCATCCAAACGAGCAGGTGATGCGCTCTAAGGTGCGCACAATAGCTCAGATGTACGGACTACCGCTTGCCGACTGGCACGACTGTCCGGAGCCCGATATCGCCGTTCAGGGGGGTGAGACCCTGACGGTCGGCCCACATCGGGCGCAGGTGCTCTTTACCCCTGGGCACTCCCCGGGGCATGTAAGCTTCTATTTTCCAGAAGAAAACACGGTAATTAGCGGGGACGCACTATTTTCTGGATCTATTGGACGAACCGATTTGCCGGGTGGCAATCACGAGCAACTAATTAGATCTATTAAGCAAAATATACTTACCCTAGCGGACGAAACAAGCGTCCTAAGTGGTCACGGTGATGACACCACTGTCGGCAGGGAGCGCAAAAACAACCCATTTCTGGTATAA